The following are encoded together in the Lathyrus oleraceus cultivar Zhongwan6 chromosome 3, CAAS_Psat_ZW6_1.0, whole genome shotgun sequence genome:
- the LOC127129724 gene encoding uncharacterized protein LOC127129724 has protein sequence MKKKDRGAVTIPCAIGDRPFNKALIDLGASVSLMPLSIYKKLGIGAVQDTRMTLQFVNHSVKKPYGIVEDVLVKIDKFVFLVDFIILETPEDEEIPLILGRPFLETLRCLINIEKGTITFKVYDEELKIDVWNTMKYKDDVCTSHTIEVLDQVMTYDNPLNAPQLPLERVLSLSIFDSDKEVDNGESKV, from the coding sequence ATGAAGAAGAAAGATCGAGGAGCAGTCACTATTCCTTGTGCAATTGGAGATAGGCCATTCAACAAAGCTCTTATTGATctaggagctagtgtgagtctaATGCCATTATCAATTTACAAGAAGCTTGGTATAGGAGCTGTGCAAGATACCAGGATGACACTCCAATTCGTCAATCATTCGGTCAAGAAACCGTATGGTATTGTTGAGGATGTTCTGGtgaaaattgacaagtttgtatTCCTTGTGGATTTCATAATTCTAGAAACGCCTGAAGATGAAGAGATCCCTCTCATTCTTGGGAGACCCTTTTTAGAGACGTTAAGATGCTTGATCAACATAGAAAAGGGGACTATTACGTTTAAGGTTTATGATGAGGAATTAAAGATTGATGTTTGGAACACTATGAAGTACAAAGATGATGTTTGTACCAGTCATACTATAGAGGTTCTGGATCAAGTGATGACATATGATAATCCTTTAAATGCACCACAGTTacctttggaaagagtgttgagtTTGTCCATTTTCGACAGTGATAAAGAAGTGGATAATGGGGAATCCAAAGTGTAG